Part of the Paroedura picta isolate Pp20150507F chromosome 3, Ppicta_v3.0, whole genome shotgun sequence genome is shown below.
CGAACACCAATGAACTACTTACACTGTCCCGCcagcgggaagtcaagggcagAGAAAGCGCTCTTGAGCTCAGAGCCCCCCTGGCACCTGGGCCGTGGCCTCAGACTGCCGGGATGGCTTTCACACAGATGTTCAGGGCTGCTGACACGacgggagaggagggctggcaCGTCACCCTCCCGCCTTCTTCCGTTACAAACCCGTTCCCAGAGGATTTTAAACCATTTAATagataagaacattttaaaaaactgctccAGCACTGCCCCCGTGGGGTCCAAATAACCCTGGTTTGATTTTTGTATACaggttcaggggaggggggagtggagaggagggggtggccCCACCCCCctggacagccattttgtggctgatgttgcctcctgcagcagccgccCCCCACCCTGCCTCCAATGTCCAAACGTACCTGCGGGCTCAAGAAAGGTTGGTGTCCCCCGAGCTACACAAAAGGAAAAAAGCAGTGGCAGGAAATTACTtgtggtggtgtggggggggggggaggggaagtattCCCATCATGCCATAttgcagggaaggggggaacGGGGCTCCATGTCATTTCCTCCCCCCAGGAGTTTGGGTTTAAATGTGGCTTCCTGTTGGCGGTCCCCCCTGAGAAAGGCTGTGCCGTGCCCCCTCGAGAGACCCACCTGCTGTCCCTGCTGCGTGGGCGGTGGCACCGGCCCCCCGGCCCCAGGCGTCTGTCCGTAGTAGGCAGCTTGTTGTCTGTAGTATTCTGCCCAGGCTGCGCTGTAGTCTGGCTGAGGGCCTGGGGGTGCCGCTGGCCCTGCGGCTCCAGTAGCTACCTGAGCTGCTTCccgaggagagagggagagagacgcTGTCAGGCTAAGCCGGCGCATGTCCTCACTCAGCCCAGTCTGACAGCAGCGCTGACTGACAGCTCCCAGAGCAGCTCGGACCGGCCCCACGCTCACCCTGCTTCTTGTAATACTCTTCCCAGGCTTTCGTGTAGTCCTGCTGCGGAGGGGCACCAggctgctggggctgctggcCTACAAGAGCAGAGTCACAGGAGGACGGGGCTTGAGTCGGGCAGAGCTCTGGACAGACCCACGGGAGGCTCTCCCTCAACTTCCTTCTgggtccccccccgcccccactgaCCAGAGCAGCTCACCTCCTGAGCAGAATGGGAAAGCTGCAATCTTCAAATCTTCCTCAACTTTTCTACCCTCGAAAAACCCCTgagaccttcttcaggcttcgagaaaccccagaagtggggccatCGAGCACAAtacggctgggaagcacagctgtggacacgcccacccagggcccctccccttcccaccccctccaggaccatcagtgGCTCCCACCCCTTCTGGAAACCCGTCcagagctgccaagaaaccctagttgagaaagccgggGTTACTTCAACAAGGTTCCTCTTTGCCCTGGACGCCAACTCTGGCTACACAACGTGGGCTGACTTAAAGCGGGATTCAAAGTCAACCAAGTGACCTTTGCCTGCATGCCAATGAGCCACCTGACAAGGTACTGGGCCCAGAAAAAGGCCACAAAAAGGGTGCAATTttacaggctccccccccccccccggggcagtGTGAGATGGCACATTCTCTACTGGGGAGCTCCGCTTGGTTCCCGCAAACCCTGGTCTCCTTCCTTCTAAGAGGGTGttggcccccccgcccccagtcaATTACCGAGCTTCTTGTAATATTCCTCCCATGCTTTAGTGTAGTCGGACTGTCCAGTAGGGGGCGGCTGGGGCGGTTCTCCTTGCACGGGGGGCGCCGTGGGGGCGGGCGGTGCTCCTGGGACGGGGCCCGGGGGCTGCTGGTAGTAGTGCGAATAATAAGCCGCCCAGGCCGCGTTGGGGTCTGCTGCAGCCGCTTTACCTGGGGAGGGGACAACGCAGGGAGCTGAACGCTTCTGGCCCCCGGCCGCGGCCTGCCAGTCCCCGGTCGGCACCCGGGAAGCGCTGTACTCACTTGGGTCGTGGGGGGCAGGCGGCTGCCACTGGGGGTAGGCGTTCCCCCAGCCTTGGGGTGGGTATTGTGGAGGAGGCGGCCCACCGGGGCTGGaaggaaaaagaggggaggggtcaCTGGTACATTCTGCAAGCCGCTCGGAGCCTCCCCACAGAGGAGGGATATAATAAATTAAGTAACAGTAAATATCTGGAGgtgctattattattttattatagagttggggattgtttttaggtttaTTATTAATGCGTTATGTGGTTTTATATTGGATGTCTGTTTGTTTaaaaagatttatgcgatctgaagagaaaccagagtgtttttatgttatttgttgtgaaccgctgcgagccagcttgTGGGGAGCAGCGGCATACAAagctaaatattaattaattaatcaaacaatcaatcaatcattaatatttatatcccacccctcactcAGTGTctcggggcagctaacaacataaataaaacacaacaTAAATACATTAATACCATTTTTTTAACATAATATGTAAGTATACACAATCAAGAAAACTAGGACTAATGACCCCTCCCAGTAATCGTGGACCAGCCCAGTACTTGTCAGGGCAGTTCCCAATGAAATACTGGATAAATGCAACCCCCTAGTCTGCGGGGTGAGAGATTTGTGGCCAGCCCCGGGGAAGTTACTCCCAGTGCCCGTGGGCACTCTAGCATGAgcacctttcctgatgcccacccAAGTGTTTCCAGAAAGTAGGCGTGGCACTTAAGCAGGGCTTCTGATCAGCCGCTGAAGAGCTGATAAATTATGTagacccaggggtggccaaattgtggctctccagatgcccatgaactacaattcccatgagcccctgtcagcaatggcaggggctcatgggaattgtagtccatgggcatctgggagatccacagtttggccacccatgatgTAGATTAAAACCACAATGTATCAGCAGCATTGTTGTTTTGTTCTCTCTCACCCGTTTCCTGGAGTAATTGTCCTCTCCGCTGTGCTTGGACCTGGGGCctcctacatgccaagcagagcctcttccactgagccccagcccctcccctccctcagtcaGCAGCATGTAGGATTCCCCTCTCCGCTTCTGAGTCCCACGGAGAATGTGGAAGCTGGAAAACGTTCCCGTCACCTCTAAGAGAAATGCTAAGAGGTTGGGGTACTTACTGGGGAGGTGCTGTAGGCGGCCCTTGGTTGAAAGGCCCGGGGTTGAAGGGGCCCATTGGTGCTGGCCCCGGAGGCCCCCCTGGCCCAGGTCCCGGCCCTACTGGGCAGAGAGGACCCTACGGAAGCAAGAAGAAGTCATGTCCAAGGGAGACCTACCCCCCGAAGATCCTCATCCTCTCCACCACTCAGGAGGCCTGCAGCCACCCAGGTCCGGCACCTACCTCAATTTTCTCCTCGATAAGTTGCTTGGCGTGGTCGATTTGCTGCGGGGAGCCCCGGATGATGAACAGCTTGAAGTTGGGGTCTCCGTTGGGGGGCAGCTGCCGAGATATTTCTACAAAGGCGCCCGTCTGCTGGTTGATGGCTTTGACATTTTCTCCCCCTGGAAAGAGTTGGTTATCGATCCGGGGGGGTTGATATGTTAGATCTTTGCCCGAACTACAGCTGTCTCAAGAAAGCTGAAGGGCACAAGAGACTCACCTCTGCCAATAACCAGCCCGCATTTGTGGGTGGGGATCGAGAAGGTCATCTCTCCTCCGGGAGGCCCCCAATTCCCCTGGCCTCGGCCGCGGCCTCTGCCTCCGGGGGGCATCCCTGAGCCGGGGGGACCTGGCGGCCCACTCTGGAAAACGGCAGAAAGAGTTCCCTTTTATTGGGGGAAGGAAACCTGGAACCAATGTTGACTGCACAGGGGCTTTAAGAACAAGGAAAAAAACCACCCAAAATTTAACATTAGGGAAGGACACAAAGCAATTTTTGTGGAGCAGGAACGGATATGAATTGGGAGGTTGGCTCCCAAACAAAACCGGTTCATGACCTCCCCTTTCTGTTCTTCACACATCGCCATGAACAGCCTTAAAATCTGTGGCGTTTGGGAACTGGCCAAACGTTCTTGAATTCACAAACATCGCTTTGCGAATCACGAGCTGGCCAAAATCTGTCACAAACTTTTGCTCATGAGCCGGTCTGTGCCCACCCCTAGTTATAGTTCCCAGAATGCAAAGCACATGGTTGACAGCAGTGCTCCTTTGAAGAACTTTATGGTAACCCTGTGAAGGAATGTCCTTCAAAACGTCCTTGATCCAGTCTCCCTGGATTCTGCTCACGCCATCTactgttgagtcttcctcttctcctaccACTCCTGTCTTTGTCAGTGGCTCCACCAAGTATGCTTTATCATCTTAGGGGCATGGTCAGAGCAGACTGAGAACCGTTAAAAACCACCTCAAAAACTTCAGTCAACAGGTATGTAAAGTGTGTTGGAGGCAGTTTTCTTGCCTCAAGGAGACTcccgcccctctccccccttccccaacctaCGGACAGTGTTTCGTACCCGGAGACTTTGGAGGAGGTCATTGATAATCCTGGCGGCGTGTTCGCATCTGTCTGGGGGACCCATAATGTGGGCGATCTTCTCGGGGCCTGTCCCGTCATCTGCAACAAGAACCAGGCGGAGGAGATCAGCAGGAGCGCCCCCTCCCCTACAGATTCACAGCCACAAAGCCTTAGTGCCCGGCTACAGCCCATAAGCTTGTTCCAAAAACAAAAGCTGCAACAGCAACAATccaacccaacccagccgatggagAACAAAGAATCGGTGTCAAGACATGGCATGGGATTCCTGCCAACAGCCCACCCGGCTCCTGAACAGGAAACAGAGAGGGCAAGAAGAAGCCTCAGGGTCTGACGGGGCAACACCTTAGGAAAGCGTCTCATTGCCTGATTTGCAGAGGAAGGTGCTGCGGTACAGAATTCCACGCTAGCACAGCCATAGGCAAGAATGACTAGAGGACGACAAGAACAGCCAGGCTGAGAAAACCAGAGGAAGTAGCCATGTGCACAAAGAGAAGGGAGGAGCCACACGGACCCCCTGCAGGGCTAGCGTTTTGCTATGCAACCGGaagatgggctgggaggggggaagctttggACTTCTGACCTTGCTTGAACTGTATCCGAACTCCAGCGTCGTTTTGTATTTTCTTAATCATCTCTCCGCTACGCCCAATAACCACACCGACGGAATGCCTGGGCACAGGGACCTAGGCAGGTGTTTAAAAGACCGATCAACCAGACATTCATTTCATGAGAAGtgaaaggaattgggggggggggggacacttctGCTGCCCCCTGCATTCGGATCTTAGCACACTAACAATGCTTGGGCAGGGGGgagccagaagccccccccccccacattgtgcCCCTTGCTTAGCAATCTTGAGTACCAAGCAAAGCAGGTAACAAATCccaaagagaaagggcaggtaacaaataCCGTAAATACTAAGAAGAATAAAGAGTCGTCAAGAATGGCAACACGAGGCCAAGGGTGCAAAACAGGCAAAATTATTTTACCACTTGGTTTTTAAGCTGCCAAATCTCTCAGCTGCATTTCAGAATATAGTAAGCTATTCTAGCATACTTGCCAATGCTTTACTCCTTGTTGATGAATTGTTGGcatttgtttttttgtagtttaaAAGCCGAGCAATAAAATCATTTCACCCATCATGCACCGTTGGCCTCCCCGCCACCCATGTGTTGCCTTCTCAAGCCAGCGGCCTTACGTCTATTCCTCCGCCGATCCTCGAGCCGTACTCGTTTCGGTCGCCGAAGCCCCCCTGGTCCCGCTCTCGTAGGATGTCCATCACCATTTCACAGGCTTGCTGCAAAGAAACACAAAGGTTCACTTTGGCACTTCCCCGGGGGGATGGGAAATGTCTGGAAATTTGGGATGGCAGTCAGTGAGATGCTTAAACCAGGGGGAAGAAAGACATCTGGAGGGGACGGGGACAGAAAGACACACAGTGCTTACTTTCTTATCGATTCCAAGCTTACTTGACTGCGTTAGCAACACAAAATGCATCATTTTTAACTTGGCATGTTACAAAATGGGATTGTTTTCAGCAACTAGGGAGCTGCTACAAGcgagaggaggagaaagcagcAAGCCGCCGTGCCCACCCTcctgtaagcccccccccccgggtattaCTGCTGTGCATATTATGGCACATTAATTatgtaaaaggaccaggcaggagaggatgggaaaggccttaaCCTGAGACcgtggcttgcagaaggtcccaggttcaatccccggcatctctagttaaaatgaccaggcaggaggggatgggaaagaccttggcctgagaccctggctcagtggcagagcctctgcttggcaggcagaaggtcccaggttcaatccccggcatctccagttagaaggaccaggcaggaggggatgggaaagaccttggcctgggaccctggctcagtggcagagcctctgcttggcaggcagaaggtcccaggttcaatccccagcatctccagttaaaaggaccaggcaggaggggatgggaaagaccttggcctgggaccctggctcagtggcagagcctctgcttggcaggcagaaggtcccaggttcaatccccgacatctccagttaaaaggaccaggcagggggggatgggaaagaccttggcctgagaccctggctcagtggcagagcctctgcttggcaggcagaaggtcccaggttcaatccccggcatctccagtgaaaaggaccaggcaggaggggatgggaaaggccttggcctgagacccttgagaactgctgccagtatGAGTCCTAcgggccttgatggaccaaggatctgattcagcataaggcaattCCACATGTGAATTTTATGAACAATATATGAATACAACGAGGTTCTTAGAAAAGCGGTACAACTATAACCCACCCGCCCCAATGAAAGCGAAGCCAGCCTCTCAACATTGCCAGGTGAAATTTCTGTCTCAACAAGCTGGGAGGAGTGCCCTGTTCAATACCTCTCAGTCCCTTTCATGCACAAACATGAGCAGAAATCCCAGCGTGTGGACAGATTCACACAGCTCTTTCCACAAGACACAAGCTCTTGCTGACAAGAGCTAAAGTTAAAGCAGGCTGCAAGAGAGCCCAGCAACTGGAAAGACACGAGTCCCGTTCCCACCGACCCAAGCGTGGAGCCTGCGAATGCCAGCCAAGCCTCACAGCAGCGAGCTTTACCTGTACTTTGTAAGGGTCGCCAATTATCCGAAGGGGCTTATCTACATTTGTGTTTTGTGAACCGTCCTGAATTAGTATCATTTTCACTCCAGCTCTCTCCTGCACGAAAAAAAGAGTGAGAAGTTAGGCAAGGGACAAATTTCCCATCCTTGTTGCCACCCATGAAGGCAACATAACTTAACCCAAATCAATTCAAATGCCAGaatctatttaaaacatttattagcttccTTTCCTCCTTATGCAGCTGTAGGCGGCTTTCAACACAGGCACAACGTctcaaaaaaaaacccccacaaaaagACAAAACTTGAAATCTGAACTCAGGACTGCAAAATGCAATCCTCAATAAAACTGCCTCCCACTGTCACCTAAAGATCGACAGTGAGGCGACCGGGCAGCCATCTGTGGGGAGGCTGATCTGACTGTggggagtaatgggtttaaacttcaagtacaacgatataggctagatatcaggaaaaagtttttcacagtcagagtagttcagcagtggaataggctgcctaaggaggtggtgagctccccctcactggcagtcttcaagcaaaggttggatacacacttttcttggatgctttaggatgcttagggctgatcctgccttgagcagggggttggactagatggcctgtatggccccttccaactctatgattctgtgatccttcattgaggggccaccactgaaaaggcacTTCTCCTGCATTCCCACCACATGAGCTGCTTGGATTCATGGGGAAATCAGGAGTCACGTAGTAAGACAAGACAATTCTCTTTCACCACAGCCCCCAAGTCAAAGAAACCAGAAAGCCGCAGAAAAACTCAGCAAGCACAAAAGAGGGAGAGCAGAaaaacaacaggcaccctatgctGGGCCAGGAATGGCCTGTCCTCCTCCAACCCGCCCCAGGGCTCACCTGCAACTGCTTGATGGTCTCCCCGCCCTTGCCGATCACCAGGCCTGCTTTTCCTGCCGGGATCATGATTTCTTGTACTGTGCCGTTCTGCCCGTTGGCGTTATCGTGGAACTGACCGGGGGGGCCCCCACGCCCTCGAGACACAATATCGTCGAGCATCATTTTCGCCTTCCTGTGTGGAGGTGGGAATACAAAGTCGCTCAGCAGTGAGGGACCGGGCGTGCTGATCTTGTGGCCGAAATGGCACTGCACAGAACTTGTCATGCTTCGAGTGCATGACACATCACTGGCAAGATAGGTCTAGGCCTCAGTTTGCTGCCAGTCAAGTCAACCCCTCGCCCGGCCAGCTGGTCAAtgccaggggaggggccccagagtGGTGGGATCCAGCTGGTCAAtgccaggggaggggccccagagcGGGGGAATCCAGCTGGTCAATGCccggggaggggccccagagtGGGGGGATCCCCTGCCACCAGTAGGATTCTGGGAACCCGAGATCCAGTCCATCTTTTCGCATACTCTAAGATTCTGCCTGAGACTGGGAAGGCTACTCACTGGACTGATTCTGGGGATCCTGTCAGAGAGACGCTCCGCTCTGGCAATCCTCCGCTGTCTGtaggaggagaaaaggaggtgatCAGGAGGTTGGTGCTAAGCATCTCTCTTAGCAAGAATACATTTGCCCACAGCCTGACCCGTAGGTCCCAGATTGTATCATCTGCATGGAGCAAGTAGAGTCGAAAACTtcgcaaaacacacacacacacaaacacacacacaaaagaaaggaCCGCTTGCATTCAATGCCTGTTGTTAAGGATGCTTGTTGTATGGGCAACAGCTGGACTAAGAACAAATGTCTTCCAGATGTCTCCAAACGGCAAAAAACCCAGTTATGTGACCATTCATACCAGGGAGCCTATAGGAAGCTGTCTGCTCTTGGAAACATGATTTTTCAATCCATGCACTACATGCCGTCTAGGCCACACTATACCGCCTTCCGTCTGTCTGATCTGCATCAGTCATTCTCaacttcttttaccattgagaaactctgaaacgttcttcaggctttgagaaaccccagaagaggcaggatggtgcagaatacggttgggaagcaaaggtgtggacatgcccacccagggcccctccccttcccacccgacccccctccaggcccttcactggccattttgggaagggcggCTGGGTCAACATACTATATATTATgtatgaataaacagaaagaaatttccaagctggcgatggcaaaaagctttattcagagttcctaggtataaaaccttgttttcatatttcatattttaagcctattaatatcaaaggtccatgaaggtaactatcttataaatgataGTAACCTTCATGTGACTTTTGATATTaacagacccaaattatatggcttaaaatataaagtataaggtatatataaaatataagtttactgaggaagtaaaatacgaaaacaaggttttatacctaggaacttgttctgaataaagctttttgccatcgccagcttagaatttctttctgtttattcgtcttcggctgacgggtcatctctgcttaTATATTATGTATggccatgtcacctgataaatgttatcacatttgggaaaccctttgagggccatcaagaaaccccggttgaggaagcctggtctaCACTCTCAATCAGAGGGCTGGGAAGCGGAAAGGACCACAGGTAAACGCCGCAGTCTCCACGTTTTAGGCCCCGTTCTCCGGCCTCAACGTACCTGGCGAGATCTGTACTTTGCATCCGGAGTCCTGCTGTATTTTGTTGATCTGTTCCCCACCTCTGCCGATGACTGCAAAGGAAGGAGAGGATCACTCGGAAAATTCGAACTCGCAACGAGTGGTTACACCCTGAGAAAGAGGCTGAAAAGGCAGCCATGTTCCCAAAAGAGACAGGAGGAAACCTTCCACTTTACTAGGATAACGGGAAGAGACTCGCGGAATGGCAGCTCTGTTCCTTCCACCTGCCCCTGCATGAGCTCACCTACGTGGTGAGCCTGCAAGTGTTTTTAGAGGAAGTCATAGCTAGGTGGAACAATTCAATGACATCAGATTTCATGGCTTATAACATGGcaggaagagagggaaagggaaaaggtcCTCTGAGACGCACAGTTCAAATATTCGCCTACAGGTAACAAAACGCTCCAGGGCCACAGAGGTAAGTAGCCTACGAGAACCAAGAGGTCACCAGGTCCTTGGGCACTCAAAGCTTCACCCAACTCTTCCAATTAGCCTTCAGGGCTTGAATTCCAAGGTGCCTCCAGGGAGCCaattctctcctctgctgcagcTGCTAATTCCTCCTGGCCAAGGCCTAACCCAGGATCGCCTGCCTGAGCCTGGGTCCCTCACAGAAAGCCGAGGCCTCCACAGCCCAATCCCTAAGCAACCGGAAAAAGGGCCCCTGGGCCCCTGCCGAGCTCCACGCCTGAGCCAGTCAACCGTCCAAATCGCTTAGGCACGGAAAGGGCTCAAGCTTGCCCGTGGCTATCGGCCCCCTACCACGTGTCCAGTGGCCACTCTGCCTGAGCGCTTTGGGGAGCACCTGTCGGGTGCCACATCCCACAGCAGAGCTCAGAGAAAACTCAACGGCTTGCCGCCACCTCTCCGGAAGAAAAGCACAGAAGGGGCACCAACaagacagccagccagcctgcctgaGGCTTCCCTGGGGGAAAGCTCAGCCAACGCGAGCCGCAATGCCAGCAACGGCACGGGTTagtacagggagaggaaaggtcttTCCGCTAGGGCACATCCGGTCACTCCCCTCCCTGTCTAATACTCACTGAGTCCCACCATGCCATCAGGTACTCTGTACTCTTCAGTCACTGTAGACCTGCAAGGAAAACGGTCAGCAGCTTAAAGTAAGGAGTGGGAAGGTTACAGAAATGGAGCCGACATTCACCAGCATCCATccagaaagaaacaaaagggaAACCCAGAGCGTTGGCTCCTCCTGGGACGGCAGGCAGGAAGGCGGCTGA
Proteins encoded:
- the KHSRP gene encoding far upstream element-binding protein 2 isoform X4; translated protein: MSDYSAGGPPPPSSGPPGAGGGAGAAGPPSQAGGGGAGGAGQAGGAAGPGPGGIRKDAFADAVQRARQIAAKIGGDSATTVNNSTPDFGFGGQKRQLEDGDQPESKKMAPQPEPLPPPPQLGPIHPPPRSTVTEEYRVPDGMVGLIIGRGGEQINKIQQDSGCKVQISPDSGGLPERSVSLTGSPESVQKAKMMLDDIVSRGRGGPPGQFHDNANGQNGTVQEIMIPAGKAGLVIGKGGETIKQLQERAGVKMILIQDGSQNTNVDKPLRIIGDPYKVQQACEMVMDILRERDQGGFGDRNEYGSRIGGGIDVPVPRHSVGVVIGRSGEMIKKIQNDAGVRIQFKQDDGTGPEKIAHIMGPPDRCEHAARIINDLLQSLRSGPPGPPGSGMPPGGRGRGRGQGNWGPPGGEMTFSIPTHKCGLVIGRGGENVKAINQQTGAFVEISRQLPPNGDPNFKLFIIRGSPQQIDHAKQLIEEKIEGPLCPVGPGPGPGGPPGPAPMGPFNPGPFNQGPPTAPPHPGGPPPPQYPPQGWGNAYPQWQPPAPHDPSKAAAADPNAAWAAYYSHYYQQPPGPVPGAPPAPTAPPVQGEPPQPPPTGQSDYTKAWEEYYKKLAQVATGAAGPAAPPGPQPDYSAAWAEYYRQQAAYYGQTPGAGGPVPPPTQQGQQLGGHQPFLSPQAQ
- the KHSRP gene encoding far upstream element-binding protein 2 isoform X5, whose translation is MSDYSAGGPPPPSSGPPGAGGGAGAAGPPSQIAAKIGGDSATTVNNSTPDFGFGGQKRQLEDGDQPESKKMAPQPEPLPPPPQLGPIHPPPRSTVTEEYRVPDGMVGLIIGRGGEQINKIQQDSGCKVQISPDSGGLPERSVSLTGSPESVQKAKMMLDDIVSRGRGGPPGQFHDNANGQNGTVQEIMIPAGKAGLVIGKGGETIKQLQERAGVKMILIQDGSQNTNVDKPLRIIGDPYKVQQACEMVMDILRERDQGGFGDRNEYGSRIGGGIDVPVPRHSVGVVIGRSGEMIKKIQNDAGVRIQFKQDDGTGPEKIAHIMGPPDRCEHAARIINDLLQSLRSGPPGPPGSGMPPGGRGRGRGQGNWGPPGGEMTFSIPTHKCGLVIGRGGENVKAINQQTGAFVEISRQLPPNGDPNFKLFIIRGSPQQIDHAKQLIEEKIEGPLCPVGPGPGPGGPPGPAPMGPFNPGPFNQGPPTAPPHPGGPPPPQYPPQGWGNAYPQWQPPAPHDPSKAAAADPNAAWAAYYSHYYQQPPGPVPGAPPAPTAPPVQGEPPQPPPTGQSDYTKAWEEYYKKLGQQPQQPGAPPQQDYTKAWEEYYKKQAAQVATGAAGPAAPPGPQPDYSAAWAEYYRQQAAYYGQTPGAGGPVPPPTQQGQQLGGHQPFLSPQAQ
- the KHSRP gene encoding far upstream element-binding protein 2 isoform X3, yielding MSDYSAGGPPPPSSGPPGAGGGAGAAGPPSQAGGGGAGGAGQAGGAAGPGPGGIRKDAFADAVQRARQIAAKIGGDSATTVNNSTPDFGFGGQKRQLEDGDQPESKKMAPQPEPLPPPPQLGPIHPPPRSTVTEEYRVPDGMVGLIIGRGGEQINKIQQDSGCKVQISPDSGGLPERSVSLTGSPESVQKAKMMLDDIVSRGRGGPPGQFHDNANGQNGTVQEIMIPAGKAGLVIGKGGETIKQLQERAGVKMILIQDGSQNTNVDKPLRIIGDPYKVQQACEMVMDILRERDQGGFGDRNEYGSRIGGGIDVPVPRHSVGVVIGRSGEMIKKIQNDAGVRIQFKQDDGTGPEKIAHIMGPPDRCEHAARIINDLLQSLRSGPPGPPGSGMPPGGRGRGRGQGNWGPPGGEMTFSIPTHKCGLVIGRGGENVKAINQQTGAFVEISRQLPPNGDPNFKLFIIRGSPQQIDHAKQLIEEKIEGPLCPVGPGPGPGGPPGPAPMGPFNPGPFNQGPPTAPPHPGGPPPPQYPPQGWGNAYPQWQPPAPHDPSKAAAADPNAAWAAYYSHYYQQPPGPVPGAPPAPTAPPVQGEPPQPPPTGQSDYTKAWEEYYKKLAAQVATGAAGPAAPPGPQPDYSAAWAEYYRQQAAYYGQTPGAGGPVPPPTQQGQQLGGHQPFLSPQAQ
- the KHSRP gene encoding far upstream element-binding protein 2 isoform X1, which translates into the protein MSDYSAGGPPPPSSGPPGAGGGAGAAGPPSQAGGGGAGGAGQAGGAAGPGPGGIRKDAFADAVQRARQIAAKIGGDSATTVNNSTPDFGFGGQKRQLEDGDQPESKKMAPQPEPLPPPPQLGPIHPPPRSTVTEEYRVPDGMVGLIIGRGGEQINKIQQDSGCKVQISPDSGGLPERSVSLTGSPESVQKAKMMLDDIVSRGRGGPPGQFHDNANGQNGTVQEIMIPAGKAGLVIGKGGETIKQLQERAGVKMILIQDGSQNTNVDKPLRIIGDPYKVQQACEMVMDILRERDQGGFGDRNEYGSRIGGGIDVPVPRHSVGVVIGRSGEMIKKIQNDAGVRIQFKQDDGTGPEKIAHIMGPPDRCEHAARIINDLLQSLRSGPPGPPGSGMPPGGRGRGRGQGNWGPPGGEMTFSIPTHKCGLVIGRGGENVKAINQQTGAFVEISRQLPPNGDPNFKLFIIRGSPQQIDHAKQLIEEKIEGPLCPVGPGPGPGGPPGPAPMGPFNPGPFNQGPPTAPPHPGGPPPPQYPPQGWGNAYPQWQPPAPHDPSKAAAADPNAAWAAYYSHYYQQPPGPVPGAPPAPTAPPVQGEPPQPPPTGQSDYTKAWEEYYKKLGQQPQQPGAPPQQDYTKAWEEYYKKQAAQVATGAAGPAAPPGPQPDYSAAWAEYYRQQAAYYGQTPGAGGPVPPPTQQGQQLGGHQPFLSPQAQ
- the KHSRP gene encoding far upstream element-binding protein 2 isoform X2, which codes for MSDYSAGGPPPPSSGPPGAGGGAGAAGPPSQAGGGGAGGAGQAGGAAGPGPGGIRKDAFADAVQRARQIAAKIGGDSATTVNNSTPDFGFGGQKRQLEDGDQPESKKMAPQPEPLPPPPQLGPIHPPPRSTVTEEYRVPDGMVGLIIGRGGEQINKIQQDSGCKVQISPDSGGLPERSVSLTGSPESVQKAKMMLDDIVSRGRGGPPGQFHDNANGQNGTVQEIMIPAGKAGLVIGKGGETIKQLQERAGVKMILIQDGSQNTNVDKPLRIIGDPYKVQQACEMVMDILRERDQGGFGDRNEYGSRIGGGIDVPVPRHSVGVVIGRSGEMIKKIQNDAGVRIQFKQDDGTGPEKIAHIMGPPDRCEHAARIINDLLQSLRSGPPGPPGSGMPPGGRGRGRGQGNWGPPGGEMTFSIPTHKCGLVIGRGGENVKAINQQTGAFVEISRQLPPNGDPNFKLFIIRGSPQQIDHAKQLIEEKIEGPLCPVGPGPGPGGPPGPAPMGPFNPGPFNQGPPTAPPHPGGPPPPQYPPQGWGNAYPQWQPPAPHDPSKAAAADPNAAWAAYYSHYYQQPPGPVPGAPPAPTAPPVQGEPPQPPPTGQSDYTKAWEEYYKKLGQQPQQPGAPPQQDYTKAWEEYYKKQAQVATGAAGPAAPPGPQPDYSAAWAEYYRQQAAYYGQTPGAGGPVPPPTQQGQQLGGHQPFLSPQAQ